A genome region from Micromonospora peucetia includes the following:
- a CDS encoding dipeptidase, giving the protein MSESEVRIAVERELPGVRADLERLVRIPGIAFEDFDHSHVERSAEAVAELLRGCDLDVRIVRSGGQPAVIGKKAAPPGAPTVLLYAHHDVQPVGDLTLWESDPFEPVERDGRLYGRGAADDKAGIMAHVAALRAYGDALPVGVVLFIEGEEEYGSDSLERLLAEHRDEIASDVIVIADSANWDIGVPALTTSLRGIVNCFVEVRTLDHAVHSGMFGGAVPDALTALARLLATLHTDAGDVAVDGLVAREGASVEYPEDRFRVEAGLAEGVSLIGTGRITDRLWTKPALAVLGIDAPATGEAPNALVPAAKAKLSVRLAPGDDPKRAYEALRAHLEKHAPWGAQVRVIFEHDGDPCVIDASGPMFDAARSAFRTAWDGTDPVDLGIGGSIPFIATFQEMFPRAAILVTGVEDPQARAHGPNESLHLGEFARVCLAEALLLGKVAEAGVDGR; this is encoded by the coding sequence ATGTCCGAGTCCGAGGTCCGGATCGCCGTCGAGCGGGAGCTGCCCGGTGTACGTGCCGATCTGGAACGTCTCGTCCGCATCCCCGGCATCGCGTTCGAGGACTTCGACCACTCGCACGTGGAGCGTTCCGCCGAGGCGGTGGCCGAGCTGCTGCGCGGCTGCGATCTCGACGTCAGGATCGTGCGCTCCGGTGGCCAGCCGGCGGTCATCGGGAAGAAGGCGGCTCCGCCCGGGGCGCCGACGGTGCTGCTCTACGCCCACCATGACGTGCAGCCGGTCGGCGACCTGACGCTGTGGGAGTCGGACCCGTTCGAGCCGGTGGAGCGGGACGGCCGCCTCTACGGCCGGGGCGCCGCCGACGACAAGGCCGGCATCATGGCGCACGTCGCGGCGCTGCGCGCGTACGGTGACGCGCTGCCGGTCGGCGTGGTGCTCTTCATCGAGGGCGAGGAGGAGTACGGCTCCGACTCGCTGGAGCGGCTGCTCGCCGAGCACCGTGACGAGATCGCGTCGGACGTCATCGTGATCGCCGACTCCGCCAACTGGGACATCGGCGTACCGGCGCTGACCACCTCCCTGCGCGGCATCGTCAACTGCTTCGTGGAGGTGCGCACCCTCGACCACGCCGTGCACAGCGGCATGTTCGGCGGCGCGGTGCCGGACGCGCTGACCGCCCTGGCCCGGCTGCTGGCGACCCTGCACACCGACGCCGGCGACGTGGCCGTCGACGGGCTGGTCGCCCGGGAGGGCGCGAGCGTCGAATACCCCGAGGACCGGTTCCGCGTCGAGGCCGGGCTGGCCGAGGGCGTGAGCCTCATCGGCACCGGGCGGATCACCGACCGGCTCTGGACCAAGCCGGCCCTCGCGGTGCTCGGCATCGACGCCCCGGCCACCGGCGAGGCGCCGAACGCCCTGGTGCCGGCTGCCAAGGCCAAGCTGAGCGTACGGCTGGCGCCGGGCGACGACCCGAAGCGGGCGTACGAGGCCCTGCGTGCCCACCTGGAGAAGCACGCCCCGTGGGGCGCCCAGGTGCGGGTCATCTTCGAACACGACGGCGACCCGTGCGTCATCGACGCGTCCGGGCCGATGTTCGACGCGGCGCGCTCGGCGTTCCGGACCGCCTGGGACGGCACCGACCCGGTGGACCTCGGCATCGGCGGCTCGATCCCGTTCATCGCCACCTTCCAGGAGATGTTCCCGCGGGCGGCGATCCTGGTGACCGGGGTGGAGGACCCGCAGGCCCGGGCGCACGGCCCGAACGAGAGCCTGCACCTCGGCGAGTTCGCCCGGGTCTGCCTGGCCGAGGCGCTGCTGCTGGGGAAGGTCGCCGAGGCGGGCGTCGACGGGCGTTAG
- a CDS encoding uridine kinase family protein, whose amino-acid sequence MAVAVVEAYDRVARRVLDGPARLGRTRLVAVDGPSGAGKSVFATRLADALAALPGGSPPPVVHTDDLLDGWDDQFTFWPRLEEGVLGPLRAGRPGAYRRYSWVRRSFLPRPVPVPVAPVLVIEGVSAARAAVVPDLALAVFVTAPASLRLARAVERDGPGILPELRRWHRGERSYFAADGTEARADLVVDGAPGLPHDADRYHVRRR is encoded by the coding sequence GTGGCGGTGGCGGTGGTCGAGGCGTACGACCGGGTGGCCCGGCGGGTGCTCGACGGGCCGGCGCGGTTGGGACGGACCCGGCTGGTGGCGGTGGACGGGCCGAGCGGCGCGGGCAAGAGCGTGTTCGCGACGCGGCTCGCGGACGCCCTCGCAGCCCTGCCCGGCGGCAGCCCGCCGCCGGTGGTGCACACCGACGACCTGCTCGACGGCTGGGACGACCAGTTCACCTTCTGGCCCCGACTGGAGGAGGGGGTGCTCGGGCCGTTGCGCGCCGGACGGCCGGGGGCGTACCGCCGGTACAGCTGGGTCCGCCGGTCGTTCCTGCCACGTCCGGTGCCGGTCCCGGTCGCGCCGGTGCTCGTCATCGAGGGGGTGAGCGCGGCGCGGGCCGCCGTGGTTCCGGACCTCGCCCTCGCCGTCTTCGTCACCGCCCCGGCGTCGTTGCGGCTGGCCCGGGCGGTGGAGCGGGACGGTCCGGGGATTCTGCCGGAGTTGCGTCGCTGGCACCGGGGGGAGCGGTCGTACTTCGCCGCTGACGGCACCGAGGCCCGGGCGGACCTGGTAGTCGACGGCGCCCCGGGCCTGCCGCACGACGCCGACCGCTACCACGTACGCCGCCGCTGA
- a CDS encoding cobyric acid synthase: protein MSGGLLVAGTTSDAGKSVLTAGICRWLHRRGVKVAPFKAQNMSNNSAVVVGPDGRGGEIGRAQAMQAAACGIAPDLRFNPVLLKPGSDLASQVVLLGEAVDTVTAGNFRELRPRLAETAYAALAELRAAYDVVICEGAGSPAEINLRAGDYVNMGLARHAGLPTIVVGDIDRGGVFASMFGTVALLDPADQALIAGFVINKFRGDLGLLRPGLDMLRQVTGRPTYGVLPWALDLWLDAEDSLAYGRVLGRPAAPRGTDWLDVAVVRLPRISNATDVEALATEPGVRVRLTVEPAELAAADLVVLPGSKSTVADLAWLRQTGLADAVLAHVAAGRPLLGICGGFQMLARAIHDPVESRQGSVPGLGLLPIEITFDPRKTVRQSVGTAGDDVPVRGYEIHHGYVSHADPALTPLLTCADGSGEGAVVGAVHGTHWHGAFESDGFRRRFLTEVARLAGRTGFTVAPDTAFAAARERSLDLLGDMVEEHLDTDALWRLVESGPPADLPFIPPGAPPLP, encoded by the coding sequence GTGAGTGGCGGTCTGCTGGTCGCCGGCACCACCTCTGACGCCGGCAAGAGCGTGCTCACCGCCGGCATCTGCCGCTGGCTGCACCGGCGGGGTGTGAAGGTGGCGCCGTTCAAGGCGCAGAACATGTCCAACAACTCCGCTGTCGTCGTGGGCCCGGACGGCCGGGGTGGCGAGATCGGGCGGGCACAGGCGATGCAGGCCGCCGCCTGCGGTATCGCTCCCGACCTGCGGTTCAACCCGGTGCTGCTCAAGCCCGGCAGCGACCTGGCCAGCCAGGTGGTGCTGCTCGGCGAGGCGGTCGACACGGTCACCGCGGGCAACTTCCGCGAGCTGCGTCCCAGGCTTGCCGAGACGGCGTACGCGGCGCTCGCCGAACTGCGGGCGGCGTACGACGTGGTGATCTGTGAGGGTGCGGGCAGTCCGGCGGAGATCAACCTGCGGGCCGGCGACTACGTGAACATGGGTCTGGCCCGGCACGCCGGCCTGCCGACGATCGTGGTCGGCGACATCGACCGGGGCGGGGTCTTCGCGTCGATGTTCGGCACCGTCGCCCTGCTGGACCCGGCAGACCAGGCGCTGATCGCCGGCTTCGTGATCAACAAGTTCCGGGGCGACCTCGGTCTCCTCCGGCCGGGGCTGGACATGCTGCGCCAGGTGACCGGCCGCCCGACGTACGGGGTGCTGCCCTGGGCGCTCGATCTCTGGCTCGACGCGGAGGACTCGCTCGCGTACGGCCGGGTCCTCGGTCGCCCGGCGGCCCCGCGCGGCACCGACTGGCTGGATGTGGCCGTGGTCCGGCTACCCCGGATCAGCAACGCCACCGACGTGGAGGCGCTCGCCACCGAGCCGGGTGTTCGGGTCCGGCTGACCGTCGAGCCGGCCGAACTGGCCGCCGCCGACCTGGTCGTGCTGCCCGGCTCGAAGTCGACCGTGGCCGACCTGGCCTGGCTGCGGCAGACCGGCCTGGCCGACGCCGTACTGGCGCACGTGGCGGCGGGCCGGCCCCTGCTCGGCATCTGCGGCGGCTTCCAGATGCTGGCCCGGGCGATCCACGACCCGGTGGAGAGCCGGCAGGGGAGCGTGCCGGGGCTGGGCCTGTTGCCGATCGAGATCACCTTCGACCCGCGCAAGACTGTCCGGCAGTCGGTCGGCACCGCCGGCGACGACGTCCCGGTCCGTGGCTACGAGATCCACCACGGGTACGTGTCGCACGCGGATCCGGCGCTGACCCCGCTGCTGACCTGCGCGGACGGCAGCGGCGAGGGCGCGGTGGTCGGTGCCGTGCACGGCACCCACTGGCACGGAGCCTTCGAGTCTGACGGGTTCCGCCGACGGTTCCTGACCGAGGTGGCTCGGCTCGCCGGCCGGACCGGCTTCACGGTGGCTCCCGACACCGCCTTCGCCGCCGCCCGTGAGCGCTCCCTGGATCTGCTCGGCGACATGGTCGAGGAGCACCTGGACACCGACGCCCTCTGGCGTCTCGTCGAGTCCGGCCCGCCCGCCGATCTTCCCTTCATCCCACCCGGAGCCCCACCCCTCCCCTGA
- a CDS encoding ABC transporter permease, giving the protein MTTHFFGDTAVLLGRSLRHITRSVDTIITTAITPVAMLLLFVYVFGGAIDTGSESYVNYLLPGILLITVASGIAYTAFRLFLDMKSGIFERFQSMPIARSSVLWAHVLTSLIANLISLMVVTLVALLMGFRSGAGILAWLAVAGVLTLFTLALTWLAVIAGLTAKTVDGASAFSYPLIFLPFLSSAFVPTNTMPGPVRAFAEHQPVTSIVNAIRDLYSQQPVGTDIWIALAWCVGILVVAYAFATVTYRRKIA; this is encoded by the coding sequence ATGACCACGCACTTCTTCGGCGACACCGCCGTCCTGCTGGGCCGATCCCTACGCCACATCACCCGCAGCGTCGACACCATCATCACCACCGCGATCACACCGGTCGCCATGCTGCTGCTGTTCGTGTACGTGTTCGGCGGCGCAATCGACACGGGCTCCGAATCGTACGTGAACTACCTGCTGCCCGGCATCCTGCTCATCACCGTCGCGTCGGGCATCGCCTACACCGCGTTCCGGCTCTTCCTGGACATGAAGAGCGGCATCTTCGAACGATTCCAGTCCATGCCGATCGCACGGTCGTCCGTGCTGTGGGCACACGTGCTGACCTCACTCATCGCCAACCTGATCTCACTCATGGTCGTCACGCTCGTCGCCCTGCTCATGGGCTTCCGCTCCGGGGCCGGAATCCTCGCGTGGCTCGCCGTCGCCGGCGTCCTGACCCTGTTCACCCTGGCCCTGACCTGGCTCGCCGTCATCGCCGGCCTCACCGCAAAAACCGTCGACGGCGCCAGCGCGTTCTCCTACCCGCTCATCTTCCTGCCGTTCCTCAGCTCCGCATTCGTACCCACCAACACCATGCCCGGCCCGGTGCGCGCCTTCGCCGAGCACCAGCCGGTGACCTCCATCGTCAACGCCATCCGCGACCTGTACTCACAGCAGCCGGTCGGCACCGACATCTGGATCGCCCTCGCCTGGTGCGTCGGCATCCTCGTCGTCGCGTACGCCTTCGCCACCGTCACCTACCGCCGCAAGATCGCCTAG
- a CDS encoding rhodanese-like domain-containing protein has product MSPGVDALLEQARAGVRRLTPHQTVEAVRTGALLVDTRTDGQRREQGDLPGAIVIDRTVLEWRLDPASAWRIPEAMGYDQRIVVVCRQGYSSSLAVASLRALGLHHATDMIGGVQAWREAALPMSDRPADIRY; this is encoded by the coding sequence ATGAGTCCGGGCGTTGACGCCCTCCTGGAACAGGCCCGCGCCGGGGTACGCCGGCTGACCCCGCACCAGACCGTCGAGGCGGTCCGTACCGGAGCACTGCTGGTCGACACCCGCACCGACGGGCAGCGACGGGAACAGGGCGACCTGCCCGGCGCCATCGTGATCGACCGGACGGTGCTGGAGTGGCGACTCGACCCGGCCAGCGCCTGGCGGATCCCCGAGGCCATGGGATACGACCAGCGGATCGTGGTCGTCTGCCGCCAGGGCTACAGCTCCAGCCTCGCCGTGGCGAGCCTGCGGGCGCTCGGGCTGCACCACGCGACCGACATGATCGGCGGGGTGCAGGCCTGGCGCGAGGCGGCGCTGCCCATGTCCGACCGCCCCGCCGACATCCGCTACTGA
- a CDS encoding cobyrinate a,c-diamide synthase has protein sequence MTVVPRLVLSAPSSGHGKNALAIGLLAAFADRGVDVAGFKVGPDHVDAAYLGLATGRPGRVLDPRLVGLGRIAPLVGHGAAGAGLAVVQGSMGLYDSLAGRPESESTAAVATALRSPVVLVVDVAATGQSVAALVHGFRSYDEQLWLGGVILNRVASARHEELLRAALDDIGVPVYGALRRQDLPSVLPARRYGAVPALARTGEATRAVRRLGETVAAAVELDRLIGLARSAPPLPVPPWTPEEAGREDGGPAQVGPGLGPRPVVAVAGTSGGSYSHAETAELLRAAGAEVVTVDPLHDEALPAGTGALVVGGGLPESYAEQLSANRRLCIAVAELARAGRPVVAEGAGLLWLARELDGLPMCGVLDAVGTRRDGLVTGYREATALTDSLVAPAGTVVAGHKEHRSVLTPRAGARAAWSWDGGAPEGFVWRRVHASQLTLHWAAYPLLAARLVDAAADAAADPATARSGGVTG, from the coding sequence ATGACCGTCGTGCCGCGCCTGGTGCTCAGCGCGCCGTCCTCCGGCCACGGCAAGAACGCGCTGGCGATCGGGTTGCTCGCCGCGTTCGCCGACCGGGGCGTCGACGTCGCCGGGTTCAAGGTCGGCCCCGACCACGTCGACGCCGCGTACCTCGGGCTGGCCACCGGCCGCCCCGGTCGTGTCCTCGACCCCCGGCTGGTCGGACTCGGCCGGATCGCCCCGCTCGTCGGCCACGGCGCGGCCGGCGCCGGGCTCGCGGTCGTGCAGGGCAGCATGGGGCTGTACGACAGCCTCGCCGGCCGCCCGGAGAGCGAGTCGACGGCCGCCGTGGCCACCGCGCTGCGCAGCCCGGTCGTGCTGGTGGTCGACGTGGCCGCGACGGGGCAGTCGGTGGCCGCCCTGGTGCACGGCTTCCGGTCGTACGACGAGCAGCTCTGGCTCGGCGGGGTGATCCTCAACCGGGTGGCGTCCGCCCGGCACGAGGAGTTGCTGCGCGCGGCGCTCGACGACATCGGCGTGCCGGTCTACGGCGCGCTACGCCGCCAGGACCTGCCGTCCGTGCTGCCCGCCCGCCGGTACGGGGCGGTGCCCGCGCTCGCCCGCACCGGCGAGGCCACCCGGGCGGTCCGCCGGCTCGGTGAGACGGTCGCCGCCGCCGTGGAGCTGGACCGGCTGATCGGCCTGGCCCGCTCCGCGCCGCCGCTGCCCGTGCCGCCCTGGACGCCGGAGGAGGCCGGGCGGGAGGACGGCGGGCCGGCACAGGTAGGTCCGGGCCTCGGGCCGCGCCCGGTGGTGGCGGTCGCCGGCACGTCGGGCGGCAGCTACAGCCACGCCGAGACCGCCGAGCTGCTCCGAGCGGCCGGCGCCGAGGTGGTGACGGTCGACCCGCTGCACGACGAGGCGCTGCCCGCCGGCACCGGCGCTCTGGTCGTCGGCGGCGGGCTGCCCGAGTCGTACGCCGAGCAACTCTCCGCCAACCGCCGGCTCTGCATCGCGGTCGCCGAGTTGGCCCGCGCCGGGCGGCCCGTGGTCGCCGAGGGTGCCGGCCTGCTCTGGCTGGCCCGGGAACTGGACGGGCTGCCCATGTGCGGCGTGCTCGACGCGGTGGGGACGCGCCGGGACGGCCTGGTGACGGGTTACCGGGAGGCGACGGCGCTGACCGACAGCCTGGTGGCGCCGGCGGGCACGGTGGTGGCTGGGCACAAGGAGCATCGCAGCGTGCTCACCCCACGCGCCGGGGCGCGGGCGGCGTGGAGCTGGGACGGTGGGGCACCCGAGGGCTTCGTCTGGCGGCGCGTGCACGCCTCGCAGTTGACCCTGCACTGGGCGGCGTACCCGCTGCTGGCCGCCCGGCTGGTGGACGCGGCGGCGGACGCGGCGGCCGACCCCGCGACCGCCCGGTCGGGCGGGGTGACCGGGTGA
- a CDS encoding ATP-dependent DNA ligase has protein sequence MEPVRFLDLAATSAAVGATRSRRAKVELLAAALRALDEREVPAGAGWLAGELRQRQTGVGWASLRDLPPPAAEPTLTVAAVDAAIDEIASVHGPGSQARRRALLGALFAAATTEEQRLLTGLFSGELRQGAQAGLLAEAVAWAAAVPVAAVRRALLLAGDLRGVAVAALDGGAAALAAFGLQVGRPLAPMLAQSAPSVDEALAATGTPAVVDVKLDGIRIQVHRSGDDIAVFSRSLDDITARVPEVVAAVRALPARELVLDGEAIGLDETGRPLPFQETSSRAARRSTAGGTGRAPVAPAVRATAGETVLTPYFFDLLHLDGDDLIDLPGRERWAALDAAVDASLLVGRMEVDGPERAGEAFAAAVDAGQEGVVVKAPDAPYDAGRRGAAWVKVKPRHTLDLVVLAVEWGSGRRAGWLSNLHLGARDPRTGDFVMLGKTFKGLTDEVLRWQTERFLALAVEHGDWEVRVRPEQVVEIAFDGVQTSSRYPGGMALRFARVVRYRDDKTAAEADTIDAVRAIHAGRVTG, from the coding sequence ATGGAACCCGTGCGGTTCCTCGACCTGGCAGCCACCTCCGCCGCCGTCGGCGCCACCCGGTCCCGGCGGGCCAAGGTGGAGCTGCTCGCCGCCGCGCTGCGGGCGCTCGATGAGCGCGAGGTCCCGGCGGGGGCCGGCTGGCTGGCCGGCGAGCTGCGCCAGCGGCAGACCGGGGTGGGCTGGGCGAGCCTGCGTGACCTGCCGCCGCCGGCCGCCGAGCCGACCCTGACGGTGGCCGCCGTCGATGCGGCCATCGACGAGATCGCGTCCGTGCACGGGCCGGGTTCCCAGGCCCGCCGCCGGGCACTGCTGGGCGCGCTCTTCGCCGCGGCCACCACCGAGGAGCAGCGGCTGCTCACCGGCCTGTTCAGTGGCGAGCTGCGCCAGGGCGCGCAGGCGGGGCTGCTCGCCGAAGCGGTGGCCTGGGCCGCCGCCGTGCCGGTCGCCGCCGTACGCCGGGCGTTGCTGCTCGCTGGCGACCTGCGCGGGGTCGCGGTCGCCGCGCTCGACGGGGGCGCGGCGGCGCTGGCTGCCTTCGGCCTCCAGGTCGGTCGTCCGCTCGCGCCGATGCTGGCCCAGAGCGCGCCCTCGGTGGACGAGGCGCTCGCGGCCACCGGCACGCCCGCCGTGGTCGACGTGAAGCTCGACGGCATCCGGATCCAGGTCCACCGCTCCGGCGACGACATCGCCGTGTTCAGCCGCAGCCTGGACGACATCACCGCCCGGGTGCCCGAGGTGGTCGCCGCCGTGCGGGCGCTGCCCGCCCGCGAGCTGGTGCTCGACGGGGAGGCGATCGGGCTCGACGAGACGGGCCGCCCGCTGCCCTTCCAGGAGACGTCGAGCCGGGCGGCGCGGCGCAGCACGGCGGGCGGCACCGGCCGCGCCCCGGTCGCCCCGGCCGTGCGCGCCACCGCCGGCGAGACGGTGCTCACGCCGTACTTCTTCGACCTGCTGCACCTCGACGGCGACGACTTGATCGACCTGCCCGGTCGGGAACGCTGGGCCGCGCTCGACGCCGCGGTCGACGCCTCGCTGCTGGTCGGCCGGATGGAGGTCGACGGCCCCGAGCGGGCCGGCGAGGCGTTCGCCGCCGCGGTCGACGCCGGCCAGGAGGGGGTCGTCGTGAAGGCGCCCGACGCCCCATACGACGCCGGCCGGCGGGGCGCCGCCTGGGTGAAGGTGAAGCCCCGGCACACCCTCGACCTGGTGGTGCTCGCGGTGGAGTGGGGCAGCGGCCGGCGTGCGGGCTGGCTGTCCAACCTGCATCTCGGCGCCCGCGACCCGCGCACCGGCGACTTCGTCATGCTCGGCAAGACGTTCAAGGGCCTCACCGACGAGGTGCTGCGCTGGCAGACCGAGCGCTTCCTGGCCCTCGCCGTCGAGCACGGCGACTGGGAGGTGCGGGTCCGCCCCGAGCAGGTGGTCGAGATCGCCTTCGACGGGGTGCAGACCAGCTCCCGCTATCCGGGCGGGATGGCGCTGCGCTTCGCCCGGGTGGTGCGCTACCGCGACGACAAGACGGCGGCGGAGGCCGACACCATCGACGCCGTACGCGCCATCCACGCCGGCCGCGTCACGGGCTGA
- a CDS encoding SURF1 family protein, which yields MVVYRFLLTPRWLGILALTLVASAVMVLLGNWQLDRYHGRTEINERIDAGLRMDPVPLRDVLPAPTGGNGTAGPAPAAEKSWTRVTVTGRYDPANVVLVRGRSVDRKVGFEVVTPLVLADGTAVLVDRGWIPPARGGDATVQPDVPALPPGEITVTGRVRLSESGSVPVTRRDSKLETRRIGVPRLAQELPYPVHGAYLLLDEQTPAADPIFKQVPVGYTNNWQNFGYVVQWWIFAVMTLFGYGWVARREARRLAGVGPKRPVDRAAEPASQGAA from the coding sequence GTGGTCGTGTACCGGTTCCTGTTGACGCCGCGCTGGCTGGGCATTCTCGCGCTGACCCTGGTCGCCTCGGCGGTGATGGTGCTGCTCGGCAACTGGCAGCTGGACCGCTACCACGGCCGCACGGAGATCAACGAACGGATCGACGCCGGCCTGCGGATGGACCCGGTGCCGTTGCGTGACGTGCTGCCCGCCCCGACCGGCGGCAACGGCACGGCCGGCCCGGCCCCCGCCGCGGAGAAATCCTGGACCAGGGTGACCGTGACCGGCCGCTACGACCCGGCGAACGTGGTCCTGGTGCGGGGACGCTCGGTGGACCGCAAGGTCGGCTTCGAGGTGGTCACCCCGCTCGTCCTGGCCGACGGCACGGCCGTGCTGGTGGACCGGGGCTGGATCCCGCCGGCGCGGGGCGGCGACGCGACCGTCCAGCCGGACGTGCCGGCCCTCCCGCCCGGCGAGATCACCGTGACGGGGCGGGTGCGCCTGAGCGAGAGCGGCTCGGTCCCCGTGACCCGGCGCGACAGCAAGCTGGAGACGCGGCGGATCGGCGTGCCCCGGTTGGCCCAGGAACTGCCCTACCCGGTGCACGGGGCGTACCTGCTGCTGGACGAGCAGACCCCGGCTGCCGACCCGATCTTCAAGCAGGTGCCGGTCGGATACACCAACAACTGGCAGAACTTCGGCTACGTCGTGCAGTGGTGGATCTTCGCCGTGATGACCCTGTTCGGCTATGGCTGGGTGGCCCGCCGGGAGGCCCGCAGGTTGGCGGGCGTGGGGCCGAAGCGGCCCGTCGACCGGGCCGCCGAACCCGCGTCACAGGGTGCCGCCTGA
- a CDS encoding GNAT family N-acetyltransferase → MIGQVAVRRFPPLTVSTPRTEVRALTGADAAAADEVFADRQTQRWLPLADPSGQIDGLAWCTELARQRRDSGDGDHYAVVRREDDRVVGCLWTRRTDWGARCTEVSYAIAAHARGFGLAAEAVDALAIALILEHGFQRVEMRVAPGNLASRRVAEKAGFSYEGLLRNAGFVRGGRVDLEVWSLVSADLR, encoded by the coding sequence GTGATCGGTCAGGTGGCGGTCCGCCGCTTCCCGCCGCTGACGGTCTCCACACCTCGCACCGAGGTACGCGCGCTGACCGGAGCCGACGCGGCGGCGGCCGACGAGGTCTTCGCCGACCGGCAGACCCAGCGGTGGCTGCCGCTGGCCGACCCCTCCGGTCAGATCGACGGGCTGGCCTGGTGCACCGAGCTGGCCCGGCAGCGGCGCGACAGCGGCGACGGCGACCACTACGCGGTGGTACGCCGGGAGGACGACCGGGTGGTGGGCTGCCTCTGGACCCGGCGTACCGACTGGGGCGCCCGGTGCACCGAGGTCTCCTACGCGATCGCGGCGCACGCGCGGGGCTTCGGCCTGGCGGCCGAGGCGGTCGACGCACTCGCCATCGCACTGATCCTCGAACACGGCTTCCAGCGCGTCGAGATGCGGGTCGCCCCCGGCAACCTGGCCTCCCGCCGGGTCGCCGAGAAGGCCGGCTTCAGCTACGAGGGCCTGCTGCGCAACGCCGGCTTCGTCCGGGGCGGCCGGGTGGACCTGGAGGTCTGGTCCCTGGTCTCCGCCGACCTGCGCTGA
- a CDS encoding ABC transporter ATP-binding protein, whose amino-acid sequence MTTQQVPAIRLRGLEKSYQKLHVLRGVDFDVARGSIFALLGSNGAGKTTVVKILSTLLKADAGAASVNGFDVATQAAKVRESISLTGQFAAVDEILTGRENLVLVARLRHLRHPGTIADELLERFSLTDAATRKASTYSGGMRRRLDIAMSLIGNPPVIFLDEPTTGLDPQARIEVWQAVRQLASQGTTVLLTTQYLDEAEQLADRIAILHEGRIIVNGTLTELKQLLPSATVEYVEKQPTLEDVFLTLVGAGKDGEPAMTAASVPTSREQR is encoded by the coding sequence ATGACGACACAGCAAGTCCCGGCGATCCGCCTGCGCGGCCTGGAAAAGTCCTACCAGAAACTGCACGTGCTGCGGGGCGTGGACTTCGACGTGGCGCGGGGCAGCATCTTCGCCCTGCTCGGCTCCAACGGGGCCGGCAAGACCACGGTCGTGAAGATCCTCTCCACGCTGCTCAAGGCGGACGCGGGGGCGGCCAGCGTCAACGGCTTCGACGTCGCCACCCAGGCGGCGAAGGTGCGGGAGTCGATCAGCCTCACCGGGCAGTTCGCGGCCGTCGACGAGATCCTCACCGGGCGGGAGAACCTCGTCCTGGTCGCCCGGTTACGGCACCTCAGGCACCCGGGCACCATCGCGGATGAGCTGCTCGAGCGATTCTCACTGACCGACGCGGCCACCCGGAAGGCGTCGACATACTCCGGAGGCATGCGCCGGCGCCTCGACATCGCGATGAGCCTCATCGGGAACCCGCCGGTCATCTTCCTCGACGAACCGACCACCGGCCTCGACCCTCAGGCGCGCATCGAGGTGTGGCAGGCCGTCAGGCAACTCGCCTCGCAGGGCACGACAGTGCTGCTCACGACCCAGTACCTGGACGAAGCCGAGCAGCTCGCCGACCGCATCGCGATCCTGCACGAGGGCCGCATCATCGTGAACGGCACCCTCACCGAACTCAAGCAGCTCCTCCCGTCCGCCACGGTCGAATACGTCGAGAAACAACCGACCCTCGAAGACGTCTTCCTCACGCTCGTCGGCGCCGGTAAGGACGGCGAGCCCGCAATGACCGCAGCATCGGTACCGACGAGCAGGGAACAACGATGA